From Caldilineales bacterium, the proteins below share one genomic window:
- a CDS encoding tetratricopeptide repeat protein: MTAFAPGLRPYRRALVILAASMLLFAAAVGLQFLGDDPAGANSPAPAPVERSAAAMLRRFQQRLQQNPEDSYAYAQLGLTYMQRLRETADASLYAKAEQALAEALKRDPDQFDAILGQGILALSRHDFHAALAWGQRARALGPYSAEALGILVDAQVELGRYDEAVATAQAMVNLRPDLASYSRISYLRELHGDVPGAIAAMQAAVDASMAGTEANLWVQTQLGHLHFNRGDLDQAEQAYRKALAAKADYPFAQAGLARVRAAQGRSDEAIGLYKPLVARLPLPEFAVALGELLQATGRMSEAEQQYDLVRAIYQLQASAGVNVDAEAALFEADHGADAVRAVEQARAAYRLRPSLFAADVLAWALYRAGEDEQAKSYSQEALRLGSQDALWHYHAGMIAHALGDDTAAAEHLQAALAINPHFSPLFAPQARAWLRQLGARP, translated from the coding sequence ATGACTGCCTTTGCACCTGGTCTCAGACCCTATCGCCGTGCCCTGGTCATCCTGGCGGCGTCGATGCTCCTGTTTGCGGCGGCGGTTGGCCTGCAATTTCTTGGCGATGACCCTGCTGGCGCCAACTCACCCGCGCCGGCGCCGGTGGAACGCTCAGCCGCAGCCATGCTCCGGCGCTTCCAGCAACGGCTGCAACAAAACCCCGAAGATAGCTACGCCTACGCCCAACTAGGACTCACCTATATGCAGCGTCTGCGCGAGACGGCCGACGCTTCGCTCTATGCCAAAGCGGAACAGGCCCTGGCCGAAGCCCTGAAACGCGACCCCGATCAATTCGATGCCATCCTGGGCCAGGGCATTCTGGCGCTCTCCCGTCACGATTTCCACGCCGCCCTGGCGTGGGGCCAACGCGCCCGCGCGCTAGGCCCCTATAGCGCTGAGGCGTTGGGCATCCTGGTGGATGCACAGGTCGAGTTGGGGCGTTACGACGAGGCTGTGGCCACCGCCCAGGCGATGGTCAACCTGCGCCCCGATCTGGCTTCGTACAGCCGGATTTCCTATCTGCGCGAGCTGCACGGCGATGTGCCGGGCGCGATCGCGGCCATGCAGGCGGCAGTGGATGCGAGTATGGCCGGGACCGAGGCCAACCTGTGGGTGCAGACGCAACTGGGGCACCTGCATTTCAATCGTGGCGATCTCGACCAGGCCGAACAAGCCTATCGCAAGGCACTGGCGGCCAAAGCCGATTATCCCTTTGCCCAGGCCGGGTTGGCGCGGGTGCGGGCGGCGCAGGGGCGCAGCGACGAGGCCATCGGCCTCTACAAGCCCCTGGTGGCGCGGCTGCCCCTGCCCGAATTCGCCGTCGCCCTGGGCGAACTCCTACAGGCCACCGGACGGATGAGCGAGGCAGAGCAACAGTACGACCTGGTGCGCGCCATCTACCAACTTCAGGCCAGCGCTGGTGTGAATGTGGATGCCGAAGCAGCGTTGTTCGAGGCCGATCACGGCGCGGATGCGGTGCGGGCGGTCGAGCAAGCGCGGGCGGCCTATCGGCTTCGCCCCAGCCTGTTTGCCGCCGATGTGCTGGCCTGGGCGCTGTATCGGGCCGGAGAAGACGAGCAAGCCAAATCATACAGCCAAGAAGCCTTACGCCTGGGAAGCCAAGATGCACTTTGGCATTACCATGCCGGGATGATCGCCCATGCCCTGGGCGACGACACCGCCGCCGCCGAGCACTTGCAGGCGGCGCTGGCGATCAATCCCCATTTCTCGCCCCTGTTCGCCCCACAGGCGCGAGCATGGCTGCGGCAACTTGGGGCCAGACCTTGA